The stretch of DNA TTGGCATTGGTCCTGATCCTGTGTCTCATGTTGAATTGGAACTGGCAAAGAATGAAGTGAAGCGTCAGAAGGAGCAAAAGCGACAGGCTGATGATGCAATCACCACAAGCCCTGAGCCTGTGAGGTTCTCTCTCAATCTCACAGATTCCTCATCATCCATTGGAGATTCCACTGCGACCCTTGGGGACTCAACGGCAACTATTGCAGACACTGCTGCAGATGCACAATCAGATGCCGAAGTCAAGCTCCCTGATCTCACAAGTTTAACAGACACGTCGTCGTCAACAACAACATCCACAACTTCCACGCCATCGCTCCTTCTTGCAGAATCCTTTCCAGGACTTGATCCTGTAACAGAGAGACCCCTGCCACCACCACGAAGAACGGGATTCTACTTCCTTGCCGATTGGAATTCCTTCCTCGAGGTGGGAGATGGCAAGGAAAAGGTGGAAGTGAGATTCCAACCACAAGTTGGTGATCCAAGTCGCTTCCTTCCAGTCACTGTGCCGTAAATCCTCATTTTTATATTCGAATTTTCTTAGCAATAAAATCTCCGAAAAATTATGGGACTTTGGTGCTTGAACTCTTATTCTCTGGGgaaatgagcttttctttgATTTGAATCCCCTCCCTTCAATCTCCATATccgaaattttatttaaaaatcctCCTGTATAgcttatttttataaaaaagaagaaaaatatcgaTATTAAGAAAGTATAACtagtgatttttatatagGTTTTAtagaaaggaaataaatttatgggtgaaattcaccagtcagacagacttttaagattccttaagaaagacttaagttttctttttttttaattttaaagctttacgacctcaagttttcttaagatccTTTAAGTTTTCctaagattctttaaattttcttaaagagtctttaaattttcttaagattcttaaagttatcttaagattcttaaaattttcttgagattctTTAACTTTcctaagattctttaagttctcctaagattcttaaaattttcctaagattcttgaagttttttaaagatttttaaagttattttattagttttctcaagattctttcagttttctgaataatttttcaaatgttttttttaatcgtctTAAAGCATAGAATTTAGTAACAAgctttatttacttaaaaaatcttaaatttttcctaagaaatattaagtttttttcttaaggaaacttgagaaaatttaatgaatcttaagaaaacttcaaaaaaaacttaagaaaaattaaacaatctTAAGTACACtctaaaaatcttaagaaaacttaagcctttcctaagaaatcttaagtctgtctaaCTAGTGAATGTCAccctataataaaaaaaaatttgtggtTGTTTTATTGCCAATTAGAATTTCTAAAGGAGTCAAGTCCGCAATTTAGTGGTAACAGTTCTGATGAAGAAAGGATCTTCAGCAAAAAGTcgtaaaagaatttatcaaatcaGCAGAATCGTTGATAAGAACAAAGAATTTAAGCGGTAAGTTAgtagcaaaaataattatttgattgTTTCCTcataataaaactttatttccGCAATATTTTCCGGCTAAGATTTCGTTTGAATCTCTTTCgtagaatttctttaacaaaatttcttaCTTTTTAGAACTCTGCAGTGAAACCAATATtgatgattttcaaaattaaaaaaaaaattagtgcCACTGTCATTAAATTAAGTCGTTTGTTTTAAGAGAAATTACTTGATTATGTCAGCTAATTGCTTTTATTAGTGATTGATTTGAATTGTTACTGTTCAGTgctatttatgttttttttgcaatataataaataaacttacttatgtagtttttttctttttataaaatattcctattttattgtaaaattacTTAATACGTTATTTTGACCAGTCTCTCTAAGAACTATCCTTAAattgttgcattttatttatttgttcttCACTATAAGGCAATGATTCATCAAGTACtgcaaatttattcatcttACTGCATTACtgctaaatgttttttttttatcttcactAAAACTGTGAGAGATATAGTTTCGGCACGattattcctttttcttttgtcaAATGAAATCCCTACATATTCGGACGGATTTACAATTTCGTGGCACACATATTTGTATCATAATGTTCAGTTGAAGAGAGTTTATTTCCTTTTGCATTAACTTCATTTttaaacactaaaaaaaatccactagAATGGGAAAAGTCTCTGTTAGCAACTCTCTCCACTtgtagttttcttttcttcttcaatttttacaCAAGTAGCAATAGAATTcaaattatctaaaattaatgtaataaaaaaagaattagaatatattttaaaaaaaatctaatcagTGTCTTTTGAAAGTAAAATCTATGTATATACCTTGCGCATTCTCACTGACTaataaaatgatcaattttcattgatcCTCTCTCTCGTTCACTTTCTCTCTCGCGCTCTGTACAATTTAATTGGGAGtatcacacttttttttgttctaaattattttttgaagattattcaggatttttcttttttttcattcatttgcgCTGAGATGCGTAGACCTAAGAATTGAGCCATTTTATCTAATGTACCCTCCTCCTCACACTTCAATACTGTTTAAACTGCCGGATGAGATATTTTCAGTGTGGGCCCCTAAGCGTGCCGTTGGGGGTCTCTTGGCTCCACTTTGTGCCCGTATTGGCATTGGGGAACGATTGTGATGCATCATCCGTGGACTACTCGGTACCGGAATACCCGTTGGGTGCTTCCTTGTGCGCCTCATGGATGAGCTGTCCGTCTGATTGTGTGGCCCCTTGACGTCTCCATTGTTGAATTGCCGCACATTGCCCCGTCGTTCCACAAGGAGTGTCTGCGGTGTGCAATTGTTGTTCTGCTGCTGCACCAAATGCCCCGGATTCGTCGCCGCCACGGGGGTTGGCATTGAATTTGGCAGGAAACGCATCTCCATCACATTGCGATTCTAGAACATTCACGCTGATTTCTAAACTAGAAGAAATTCTTCGTTGTCGCTCTAAACTGGCTTTTATCTAACAGGCAGTTTTGGTGTGTGATTGGGATTTGTGAGATAGATTTCAACTAAACAACAAATTTTACTCCAAAGATGGGATTTTtgaaaggatttcttttttttaggggaCGATTTTGTTGGATTTCGCAACTAAACACAACATTTATATAAATAGCCAAATACGTGTTAATGGAAAGAGAGATTTGACGGTGTTAGTTGCGCCTTTTTATCTAATATTCCCGctctattttcatttcttcctttatttataattttccaaagtttattaaagaaaattttatattctccACGCTATTgcattaaggggggtctcttttgagagctggtgaaattaaatgtttatatttttcttagagtttttcttaaacttggttttcaagtgttggtcACATTAAAAGACTTCTTATTGAAAGGTAAGAAAATCActcgccatcttgtgatttttctcaaaactcaaaggtaggtttttctcagaatctactggatggattttgatggggtaaaaagcaaatgaaagaggaagcatcaacgaacaatgtaccggaacgaattttggaatttctaTTCAGAACCCTATGAAAAGTacacaagaatattttctcagcCTCAAAGTCGAAATTCCAAAATCTGTTCTGGTAAATTGTTCGTTGTaacttcctctttcatttgctttttaccccatcaaaatccatccagttgatcctgagaaaaacctacctttgtgttttagggtagTTCTTTTgaagtttaagaaaatcagtgattttcttaatcttcaaaaattaagctacaaatgtaaccaacatcgaaaaaccaagtttaataaaaaccccaagaaaaaagaaaactttaaaaatatctcaattccaacaatttgcccaagagaccccccttaaagaCGATAAGCGTGggagaaaagtaaaaattttccgctTACCTTGTCACCCTCCTGAGCCAGAGGATTCGCCGTGATATTCATACGAGGCACAACACCATTCAGACGGCTACTTTTGTGAATTGGTGACCCAAGGACTCTACCCCCTCCCACGGGAAATCCATTGGGTTCCGCTTGAATGTGATCCGGGTGGGCTTTACTTTCCGTCACACCATctacagaaaaaataaagaaattagaTACCTCACAGgcaagtaaattaaaaaaaaaatcggacTAACCGTCTGCTTGAGTCTTCTTTCGCTTCTTAATGCACACACACGTGAGAATGATCAGCAAGAGCAAAAGTCCACCCCCGCCAGCACCTCCAGCGATAAGCGGCAAATTCGACGATGTGCTCTGGGATGATTCCGATGCAGCCACCACTGAAGGTGTGATTGTGGGCGCTTGCGTGGGTGGCTTTAGTGTCTTTCCCGTGAGAATTGCACTGAATTCCGATGCAGCCGATGCCGTGAAACTCTGCAGTTTAAATTCATACGCTGTCCCCGGTTCCAGATAATCCATCGTCCAGTGACGCACATGCATCCCATCCACCATTGCTTTGGAATACTCTCCGGCCGTTGATGCGGGCCGGAAGTGAATGTAGAAACCATCAATTGGTGTGGGTGGATTCGATGGGAAGCCCCATGAAAGTCTGATAGCCGTCTCCGTGACACCTTCGACTTTTTGCAAAGTTGGCGCCGTAAGGTGACTCTTGGCCACACTCAACTGTGATGCCTTCTGCAAGTGAAACTTCCCCGATGTATTGCCCAATTTGTTGTCATTATTTGAATACACAGCAGCTATCCGGAAGCGATAGAGTTGATCGGGTTTCAATCCTTGCACCTCATACGACCGTACATGGGGTGGAATATCCTCACTACATGTCATCCATTGCGATCGTGGGATCTTTCGTGCAAGATCTCCCAACATTCGATATTGTACTTTGAAGAATTGTATTGGAAGTCCCTCTTCCGATGGTACTGACCATCGTACCATAACTGATTCATCTGAGAGTCTCGTCACACTTGGTCTCGATGGTGGAATCATCACGGctatttgtataaaaaaaaaaatgaatcagaatttttcttgaaaaaataaaaaaaatgaaaatgaatgaatttcccatgaaaataTGGATATTTTCCTCACTTCTAAAGAACTTACGATGCTTGTGCTTCTTCCTTCCGGTTCCTTTTTGCTTTCCTGCATGCTCTATGCTGGATTTTGTGGATTCCGGAACAGATCCAAGGGGGGAAACTTCAATTTCTCCCGGAATTTGCTTTGGATTCACTTGCAGCAAATTTCCCTCATTGACCTAACAGAGAAGAGAAATGATTTAATGTCTTCCGGACAAACTAGGAGCTGTGGAGGATGTATTCAATTCAACTCACCTCTCCTGCTGCATTTTTAGCAAAACACTGCACAATTCCTGCATGCCTCTTTTGCACGGATTTTATAAAGAGACTCGACCCATTTGAATGAATGAGAGAATCCCATTGAACATCCACACCGTTTATCATCCACGTGATGACTGGCACTGGGTAGCCCTTTGCGTGGCAATCGAGATGAAGCATATCAGTCTCATTTGTGAGTGTTACCCGAGGCCCCTCAATAATTGCCGGTGCCTCGAGTACATCGAGACGGATCGTGTGAATCAGCACGGGGGAGATTCCATTGTCGAGACGGCACACGTAATTCCCTCGATCTTCAGGCACAACCTTTGTAATTTGTAGCCCGTATGGCACAAAGAGGGTTCTATTGTTGAGTATTGACACATCCGGACGACTCCAGACGGCCTTTGGCACAGGATTCCCAACTCCAGGGCATTCGAGTATTGCCGTGGCACCTGGTTTCACCGTAATCACCGTGGGTGGTTGAGAAAGGAAAATAGGAGCTGCCTTTGGGGTGTTTGTTACATTGAGATCCGTTCTCCTGGGTATTTTAATTTCCATCCCTGTGATACTATTCACAGCTGAGCACCAATAGCTTCCTGAGTCCTTTTGCGTGAGTGATGTGAGAATAAGAGCTCCGGATGAGAGTTGGAGTACTGATGCACGTATTTGTGTGTTGTctctggaatttttttttgaggaggAGGAATAAAGAGATTAATAGAGAGTCTGGAAATATTCAAACGAGAGGGATTTACTTGAAATAACTCCAGACAGGCGGAGGATTTGATACTATATCACCACACTTAATGATAACACTATTCCCAGGAGACACCTGCCAGTGGACTATTTGTGGAGGTGGATTACGTCTTTTACCATCGAGAATATTCACCCCAAATCCATCTTGTTCGAAGATGTCTGCAAAGGAAAGgtttttatggaatttatgctgaaaatgcaaattgaattcACAACGAGACAACTCACGATTGTCATTGCCCAACGTTATTGTGGCCAATGTGAGTTTTGCAGACACAGACGCCAATGCTGATGCTCCATACCATGCAATACATTGGTATTCCCCAATTGTCTTGGGGCTAACATAGATTCGCAATTTACTAACACCATCCTTAAAAGTAATATTGTAGCCCGCAGTTTCATTCAGGTACATCAATTCGCCCTTTCCACTTTGCGACCGAAAGCGCCACTGAAGTCGCTCCGGTTCCACATTGAGGGCACACTCAAAGAGCACCTCATCACCCAGAGGTGCTACCGTTGTCTCTGGCGATCGCACCATGTACAGGCGCAATTTTGACGATGGTGCTGTCGTCGTTGTGGCCACAAGGGCCAAATTGAGTGCCACCAGGAACGAAATTCGCCACCTTAGGAACGCCATAAGAAATATTCGACGTACAGGTAGCATCATGGCATTATCTGCaacaaagataaaattaaataattcccaAGAACACCTCAATAGAGACACACTGTGAGAATTATTTCTCGCTCCCTTGCAGATCAAAgagtaaaacaataaattgattgcaaattgtagttattttaattttcaatttaaaaaagaaaagagatccGATTACcgcgcatttttttctcttatccACTTTACCCGCCTGCTTTCCCCCCTTTTATCCATCTTGGTGGAACTTGTAAATCCCCAAAGGCACTCACCAAGAaacttctctctttctctctctcccagcAAATTCCATTCTTATCTTGTCACATTTATTACAAATCCCAGCCTCGATTTACGGCAGCCAGTGACTTGTTTCTTCATTCCTCTTAATTTCTCTTCGTTTCCTACACACAAGATTTTCTCATGCTTGGATCTCTGTAAGCATTCGCCAAATACCTCCAGAGATACGCGCGCGAAGGGAGGAGGAGTACCAGCAAAAAGATCATCgataaatccaataaaagtaaaatggaattaaatctCTATATATAGCAATGATATCCTTCTATATATATGCGGTGGATTATTAtaactttattgattttgcaCATTACTTTTGTCACGAAAAACTCATCTTGCACGCTCTCAACAAGCACTTTGGTGTTGCCTTTTTATCGTGCATCGAAATCATTTTTCCACAGTGTCCTCCTCAATGTGCGCAATATATGTCTTCTttgctcttcttttttttcactcaacaACAACATTATGTTGCCAACATCCACACACAACGAGCCACCAACaagttaataaatattatccacacggttcattttatttttataatgtttttctttaaatacatttatataattcttttataagGCTACCCTGTGTAatacaattttgcaataaagggtccctttttgcaacataaattattattcttacaAAAATACCTACATTAATAATTCCACGAAGAGTATCTTCTTTTTGGCACACTCATCTGCTAAAGAATGCTATATACTCGTATGCTATGTATACGAAGCATATATAAAATGATCTTATGATACAGGGCgcattaaaaattatggaaTTTACATACAAAATGGGTGATCAAGGCggtgcaaataaattttgcacacGACAACGCCACAAACACAGATCGCGAACGTCTCGAAACTGATATTCGGAAAAGTATTAATTGATCGCGAGTGCCGATAGCGTTTCAGGCGAGTCTTGTGTGTTTGCccctcaaaataaattaaatcacgCTCCGTATTCCAGATTAAGAGGAGAGGAtggaagtaagaaaaaaaaagctgagaCAGAGCGAGGAAGATTGGCAAAAGTTTAATGATCCCCCTCCGCCATACAATCCATTAAACaatgtccttttttttctcacaaataaTCTCAAGTAATTCCACCGCGCGAAGgtggaaaggaaaaattccacTCTCAATCGCGCGAGACTTTCTTTCCATTCTCACACTCTGTCCATTCCCTTTTGTATGAGATATCTCTGGAAGAGATGGAATGCTACAAAGTGGGCGAATGAAGAACTTCACGCTCATCGCTTGAAGTTGCCATACGGATGTGTGATGGGCAGGAGAAGGCTTTAATAAACCTGTGATATAGGAGCTTCAATCTAATTAGAAATTCAACTTTAATTAGTTTCCAGTGTCAACCGTATACACCCCATTAATGGGtgagacttttcttttttttttcttgagatgtGATTAAAACTTGTAGAACGATATCAAGTCTTTTTGATATATACCTactattttacttcttttaccTTTATCGAGGTGTTTGAATGACATTTTTGGACTAGAATTCTTCTCCATTTAAAAGagcattgaatttcaaatgtaCCGGCGTATAGCAAGTTATGTTGCGATGGACCTACACCACTTTAACCTGTTCATCATCTTATACCATTatcaactttaaaaatatattttgtctaTCAAACTTATAAAGGATAAATAACTTTGGAAGACGGCCAAAATAGGATCATGTAaggctttttgttttagatgaaaaaaaaaaagatttaattttaatcatatttcAAAGttagggagagagagagagaagaagatgaagagtCTGATTAAGAACATCCTCCCTTAAATCTTTCAGAATTACTTTCGTGgaagaaattcttgtaaatctcaaaggaattaaaaaaaatatcaaagattaaaggataaagaaaacttacatCCAATGCGATAAATAATCAAATGGAACCGCGTTGTTTACACCTTCCAGGAATGGTAGCCCATCATTTTATGTGATAATTGTGCACCTAATTATTTTACACCTGaaattgggagaaaaaaaaacctttgctTAATTATAGGCAGACAAAATTCTCaactttattcaattaaaaaaaatctcatggaAGTGGGAATTTTTACATCTTCCACCAGTGAATTCCACGAGATTTATTGACTATAATTGGCTGCTGGGTGAGTGATGATGATTGTTAGTAATAGAATACcctctatttttttctcttattcatCCCAAAATCTCCAACTACTAAATAGCCTCTCAATCGATTCAATTCTCCTTCTTTTCTCCCCTTTTTTTACCCACAAATTTCGGGCAGCAAAACCCATTAACCAAATATCTGATAACACAACAAAATACTCAACCGGTGTGTGACTCGCGATACACAAAGAGATTCGAGAGACGATGGAATCGGGGAgatgaaggaataaaaaatcatttttcatcttATACATCCTCTTCCCAATGTTCTTTAccaactccttttttttccacacacaaccTTAACCACGAGATGGTTAATcgaaaaaagagtttttgatTGGATACAAGACACAATTTTTATCGTTTCATCACCTCAAACATCATCTTCTTTTCAATCTTAGCGAACGAATTAtgcttgagaaaattcattcagtgCTCATAAGTATATAGTTGAAGTGTTGGAGCCATAGAGAGTTTCCTTCTTTGCTAAAGTAACGACGTATAGGGATTACAATAATGAATCCGattatttattacattatttcatttattaaaatcactTTAACAGACACTTTGCTGATGTTACCACAAAAAGGCTGacaacttttctttctcttgtcGCCCCTCAACTCCCCCCAATAATCTTGGTGGAATAGATTGTTGAGAACatatagagagaaagagaaatattataCTTTTGCCGATTCagcattttgtacattttatatacaataaaCAATATAACTTCTCTCCTCACCCAATCATACCCCCCAGTCATCACCCATCGCACATCTTTTCCACCAATTGCCCCGACAAGGCACACCGGGAAGATGAGGGGGGAGCACAGAGATGGCATTAAAAAAGCGAGACGAATGTAAAAAGATGAGGCACCTCCTTGAAGCAATTCCAGCACGTAATTATGAATGATTACTACTTGATGTTGGAGCAGGGTCGGAATGGGTGAGAGATTCCTTTGTGTCTCTCCCCGTTGTGATCTTCCTCATTGCACTTTTATATGTGCATGCATTTGCCACTCTTCCACCTCGTGAAGATCAAATTGTGAGATTATTCGCGGTTTCGATCAGAAAGCCATCATCCAACATATTATCCCGCGGACGCGCGGAAGAAGGCGAAAACGCAATCAATTGAGAATGGGGGCTtagaggagaagaaaaaaaacataaaatgaagCACATTTATTGGAAATTGTTGTAGATGTTAGTGCCAAAGCAAAAACATAGCATTGCACTGTAAGAAGAATTGAATTGATCGTGGTAAGAAcaagatgaaaattattatgtgtGTACACCCCGGCATTGAATATTAAGTATTGTATGCCAAAGAAAGAAGACATacaagagaaagaaagagaaaaaaagtcaaactgCATACAACACCTTCCACAGAAATTCCAATTCTAAAAGGCAGTACCATACATAAAAGTTAAAATGCTTTCTTTACAATGAAGGGAAATACAAACTATTTTGTCTCGTTGTTGTGTATCATTGCAACAAAGTTGTTTTAGCAACATCAATTTATGCTCTTTTGCCCTCTTGAAAAATTGAACCAAAGAACTagatgaaaatttagaaataaaagttaaaagaaacgatttagaaaaaaaaacataaaattagatgaaaaaaaagaactttcaaagAACCTCCTAAACCATCTCTGTATGTTACTATTTTCGgttatatttcaaaacataaattttaaatccatcattggaagaaaattattaccaAAACCAACTGtaatatgtttaaaatttttacataatgtttattttccaGTTCAACCagtttttgctatattttcttttaaacataaTACTTCTTCATGAATCTTGCCTATTTCTTCGTGAatgcaaaattatatatttttactttaagaaaataCTCATTGCAATCcatgctctctctctcacagcaTACGAGAGGCATAATAAATGCAAAAGATGAGTCTTTAACTGCCATGTACGCGGAAGAGAACATAATATAGTATAAAACTTGGTGGAAGACTAAAAAGATCGATGGAAGAGCGAAAAAACGACAAGAAATGATTCATCTCACGATCAGTTTGCATtacaaaagtgaaatttatgcTCAGCGGGGGAtggttaaattaaaatacataaatattgagt from Lutzomyia longipalpis isolate SR_M1_2022 chromosome 1, ASM2433408v1 encodes:
- the LOC129790770 gene encoding interference hedgehog isoform X4, with product MMLPVRRIFLMAFLRWRISFLVALNLALVATTTTAPSSKLRLYMVRSPETTVAPLGDEVLFECALNVEPERLQWRFRSQSGKGELMYLNETAGYNITFKDGVSKLRIYVSPKTIGEYQCIAWYGASALASVSAKLTLATITLGNDNHIFEQDGFGVNILDGKRRNPPPQIVHWQVSPGNSVIIKCGDIVSNPPPVWSYFKDNTQIRASVLQLSSGALILTSLTQKDSGSYWCSAVNSITGMEIKIPRRTDLNVTNTPKAAPIFLSQPPTVITVKPGATAILECPGVGNPVPKAVWSRPDVSILNNRTLFVPYGLQITKVVPEDRGNYVCRLDNGISPVLIHTIRLDVLEAPAIIEGPRVTLTNETDMLHLDCHAKGYPVPVITWMINGVDVQWDSLIHSNGSSLFIKSVQKRHAGIVQCFAKNAAGEVNEGNLLQVNPKQIPGEIEVSPLGSVPESTKSSIEHAGKQKGTGRKKHKHRKFFRTVMIPPSRPSVTRLSDESVMVRWSVPSEEGLPIQFFKVQYRMLGDLARKIPRSQWMTCSEDIPPHVRSYEVQGLKPDQLYRFRIAAVYSNNDNKLGNTSGKFHLQKASQLSVAKSHLTAPTLQKVEGVTETAIRLSWGFPSNPPTPIDGFYIHFRPASTAGEYSKAMVDGMHVRHWTMDYLEPGTAYEFKLQSFTASAASEFSAILTGKTLKPPTQAPTITPSVVAASESSQSTSSNLPLIAGGAGGGGLLLLLIILTCVCIKKRKKTQADDGVTESKAHPDHIQAEPNGFPVGGGRVLGSPIHKSSRLNGVVPRMNITANPLAQEGDKRECSRIAM
- the LOC129790770 gene encoding interference hedgehog isoform X3, producing MMLPVRRIFLMAFLRWRISFLVALNLALVATTTTAPSSKLRLYMVRSPETTVAPLGDEVLFECALNVEPERLQWRFRSQSGKGELMYLNETAGYNITFKDGVSKLRIYVSPKTIGEYQCIAWYGASALASVSAKLTLATITLGNDNHIFEQDGFGVNILDGKRRNPPPQIVHWQVSPGNSVIIKCGDIVSNPPPVWSYFKDNTQIRASVLQLSSGALILTSLTQKDSGSYWCSAVNSITGMEIKIPRRTDLNVTNTPKAAPIFLSQPPTVITVKPGATAILECPGVGNPVPKAVWSRPDVSILNNRTLFVPYGLQITKVVPEDRGNYVCRLDNGISPVLIHTIRLDVLEAPAIIEGPRVTLTNETDMLHLDCHAKGYPVPVITWMINGVDVQWDSLIHSNGSSLFIKSVQKRHAGIVQCFAKNAAGEVNEGNLLQVNPKQIPGEIEVSPLGSVPESTKSSIEHAGKQKGTGRKKHKHRKFFRTVMIPPSRPSVTRLSDESVMVRWSVPSEEGLPIQFFKVQYRMLGDLARKIPRSQWMTCSEDIPPHVRSYEVQGLKPDQLYRFRIAAVYSNNDNKLGNTSGKFHLQKASQLSVAKSHLTAPTLQKVEGVTETAIRLSWGFPSNPPTPIDGFYIHFRPASTAGEYSKAMVDGMHVRHWTMDYLEPGTAYEFKLQSFTASAASEFSAILTGKTLKPPTQAPTITPSVVAASESSQSTSSNLPLIAGGAGGGGLLLLLIILTCVCIKKRKKTQADDGVTESKAHPDHIQAEPNGFPVGGGRVLGSPIHKSSRLNGVVPRMNITANPLAQEGDKFRNQRECSRIAM
- the LOC129790770 gene encoding interference hedgehog isoform X6 yields the protein MMLPVRRIFLMAFLRWRISFLVALNLALVATTTTAPSSKLRLYMVRSPETTVAPLGDEVLFECALNVEPERLQWRFRSQSGKGELMYLNETAGYNITFKDGVSKLRIYVSPKTIGEYQCIAWYGASALASVSAKLTLATITLGNDNHIFEQDGFGVNILDGKRRNPPPQIVHWQVSPGNSVIIKCGDIVSNPPPVWSYFKDNTQIRASVLQLSSGALILTSLTQKDSGSYWCSAVNSITGMEIKIPRRTDLNVTNTPKAAPIFLSQPPTVITVKPGATAILECPGVGNPVPKAVWSRPDVSILNNRTLFVPYGLQITKVVPEDRGNYVCRLDNGISPVLIHTIRLDVLEAPAIIEGPRVTLTNETDMLHLDCHAKGYPVPVITWMINGVDVQWDSLIHSNGSSLFIKSVQKRHAGIVQCFAKNAAGEVNEGNLLQVNPKQIPGEIEVSPLGSVPESTKSSIEHAGKQKGTGRKKHKHRKFFRTVMIPPSRPSVTRLSDESVMVRWSVPSEEGLPIQFFKVQYRMLGDLARKIPRSQWMTCSEDIPPHVRSYEVQGLKPDQLYRFRIAAVYSNNDNKLGNTSGKFHLQKASQLSVAKSHLTAPTLQKVEGVTETAIRLSWGFPSNPPTPIDGFYIHFRPASTAGEYSKAMVDGMHVRHWTMDYLEPGTAYEFKLQSFTASAASEFSAILTGKTLKPPTQAPTITPSVVAASESSQSTSSNLPLIAGGAGGGGLLLLLIILTCVCIKKRKKTQADDGVTESKAHPDHIQAEPNGFPVGGGRVLGSPIHKSSRLNGVVPRMNITANPLAQEGDKKSA
- the LOC129790770 gene encoding interference hedgehog isoform X8, which encodes MMLPVRRIFLMAFLRWRISFLVALNLALVATTTTAPSSKLRLYMVRSPETTVAPLGDEVLFECALNVEPERLQWRFRSQSGKGELMYLNETAGYNITFKDGVSKLRIYVSPKTIGEYQCIAWYGASALASVSAKLTLATITLGNDNHIFEQDGFGVNILDGKRRNPPPQIVHWQVSPGNSVIIKCGDIVSNPPPVWSYFKDNTQIRASVLQLSSGALILTSLTQKDSGSYWCSAVNSITGMEIKIPRRTDLNVTNTPKAAPIFLSQPPTVITVKPGATAILECPGVGNPVPKAVWSRPDVSILNNRTLFVPYGLQITKVVPEDRGNYVCRLDNGISPVLIHTIRLDVLEAPAIIEGPRVTLTNETDMLHLDCHAKGYPVPVITWMINGVDVQWDSLIHSNGSSLFIKSVQKRHAGIVQCFAKNAAGEVNEGNLLQVNPKQIPGEIEVSPLGSVPESTKSSIEHAGKQKGTGRKKHKHPVMIPPSRPSVTRLSDESVMVRWSVPSEEGLPIQFFKVQYRMLGDLARKIPRSQWMTCSEDIPPHVRSYEVQGLKPDQLYRFRIAAVYSNNDNKLGNTSGKFHLQKASQLSVAKSHLTAPTLQKVEGVTETAIRLSWGFPSNPPTPIDGFYIHFRPASTAGEYSKAMVDGMHVRHWTMDYLEPGTAYEFKLQSFTASAASEFSAILTGKTLKPPTQAPTITPSVVAASESSQSTSSNLPLIAGGAGGGGLLLLLIILTCVCIKKRKKTQADDGVTESKAHPDHIQAEPNGFPVGGGRVLGSPIHKSSRLNGVVPRMNITANPLAQEGDKKSA